A single genomic interval of Rosistilla ulvae harbors:
- a CDS encoding sugar phosphate isomerase/epimerase family protein has product MPASAPSVLLSGFSDEAAIDKTAVQQFAAFAALGMKWFSLRFIDAGDGIKNAMQLTDPEIKTIRELMDAYGLRVATLGSPIGKVKLKDVDDGTSNRYVPFEEYLKTEVVRACELANAFDCKLIRGFSYYHPKGTKPEDHLSQACDQLGKIAEVCDSHGLTYGLEVEANLIGQTGQLMAQLHEGVNHPALVTIFDGANISTQGFSADQVYEQYLAMKPGLGWLHIKDYHDPSPTGRIHHVDEASLKNFVPADRGDCGHEAILRDLAAYMPEVEARMAKRGAPGVVCDLEPHVKGGGQFGGFSGPDGFGVAMRGLCRVLDYVGIDYETRSFDDIKASI; this is encoded by the coding sequence ATGCCTGCCTCCGCTCCATCCGTTCTGCTTTCTGGATTTTCCGACGAAGCCGCGATCGACAAGACCGCCGTTCAACAGTTCGCCGCCTTTGCCGCTTTGGGCATGAAGTGGTTTTCGCTGCGATTCATCGACGCTGGCGATGGCATCAAGAACGCGATGCAATTGACCGACCCCGAGATCAAGACGATCCGCGAACTGATGGACGCCTACGGCCTCCGCGTCGCAACGCTCGGTTCGCCGATCGGCAAAGTGAAACTGAAAGACGTCGACGACGGAACCAGCAACCGCTACGTCCCCTTCGAAGAATATTTGAAGACCGAAGTCGTCCGCGCCTGCGAACTGGCGAACGCGTTCGATTGCAAACTGATCCGCGGCTTCTCCTATTACCACCCCAAGGGGACCAAGCCCGAAGATCACTTGAGCCAAGCTTGCGACCAGCTGGGCAAGATCGCTGAAGTCTGCGACTCGCACGGCCTGACTTACGGCCTGGAAGTCGAAGCGAATCTGATCGGCCAAACCGGTCAACTGATGGCTCAACTGCACGAAGGAGTCAACCATCCCGCGTTGGTCACGATCTTCGACGGTGCCAACATCAGCACCCAAGGTTTTTCGGCCGATCAAGTTTACGAGCAGTACTTGGCGATGAAACCCGGCCTGGGTTGGTTGCACATCAAGGACTACCACGACCCAAGCCCCACGGGACGCATCCATCACGTCGACGAAGCTTCGCTGAAGAACTTCGTTCCCGCCGACCGCGGCGATTGTGGGCACGAAGCGATCTTGCGCGACCTGGCGGCTTACATGCCAGAAGTCGAAGCGCGGATGGCCAAGCGTGGCGCTCCAGGCGTCGTTTGCGATCTGGAACCACACGTCAAGGGTGGCGGCCAGTTCGGCGGCTTCAGCGGTCCCGACGGCTTTGGCGTTGCGATGCGTGGCCTGTGTCGAGTACTTGATTACGTCGGGATCGATTACGAAACGCGATCCTTCGACGATATCAAAGCCTCGATCTAA
- the queF gene encoding preQ(1) synthase produces MSTDFGDLLETFDNPYAGRNYTIEHTCPEFTSVCPKTGQPDFGTLVFTYVPNELCIELKSLKMYLQRYRNEGIFYEHITNRIMDDFVNAVKPRWANLESRWTPRGGLSSVIVVEYPDSEDE; encoded by the coding sequence GTGTCCACTGACTTTGGTGATCTGCTAGAAACGTTTGATAACCCGTACGCTGGTCGAAACTACACGATCGAACACACGTGCCCCGAGTTTACATCGGTCTGCCCGAAGACGGGACAGCCCGATTTCGGCACGTTGGTCTTTACTTACGTTCCCAACGAACTGTGTATCGAACTGAAAAGCTTGAAGATGTATCTGCAACGATACCGCAACGAGGGTATCTTCTACGAACACATTACCAATCGGATCATGGACGACTTTGTGAATGCCGTAAAGCCACGTTGGGCGAATTTAGAGAGTCGTTGGACGCCACGCGGTGGTTTGTCCAGCGTGATCGTTGTCGAATATCCTGATTCCGAAGACGAATAA
- the tilS gene encoding tRNA lysidine(34) synthetase TilS — protein sequence MSETDHLQPICDRVAAVWPVQRWGSLRVVVGVSGGADSVCLVRTLAQMAGGASSNLIVAHYDHRTRDDSGDDAAFVGEVARDLGLDFELGRSASRDPSRSEADLRGERYDFLDSVARRLGARYVAVAHNRDDQVETILHNILRGTGGKGARGIAPFRPLGEDLVLARPFLDVSRHSIESAMSAVGQSYRSDPTNVVPTWTRNWLRVELLPLLKAQFPQVDESLLRLGQNVGELQAAVDQMAAELESTAVRYEAGAVRIAIGPMRLAPEAVKVALLQGCWKRMAWPRGKMSHGHWKLLTQRMFGGGPQGKPLSFDLPGDVQVSVSNDELVLTRRL from the coding sequence GTGTCTGAAACCGATCACCTACAACCGATTTGCGACCGCGTCGCCGCCGTCTGGCCCGTGCAGCGATGGGGTTCGCTGCGCGTGGTGGTTGGCGTCAGCGGAGGCGCCGACAGCGTCTGCTTAGTGCGGACGTTGGCGCAGATGGCCGGCGGGGCATCGTCGAACTTGATCGTTGCCCACTACGACCATCGGACACGCGACGATTCCGGGGACGACGCGGCGTTTGTCGGCGAGGTGGCTCGCGACTTGGGGCTCGATTTCGAACTCGGACGTTCCGCATCGCGCGATCCATCGCGCAGCGAAGCCGATCTCCGCGGGGAGCGTTACGATTTTCTCGACTCGGTCGCTCGGCGGCTCGGCGCCCGTTATGTCGCTGTCGCGCACAACCGCGACGACCAAGTTGAAACGATCCTGCACAACATCTTGCGTGGCACCGGCGGCAAAGGAGCCCGAGGGATCGCTCCGTTCCGCCCCTTGGGGGAAGACCTCGTTTTGGCTCGGCCCTTCTTGGACGTCTCGCGCCACTCGATCGAATCGGCGATGTCGGCGGTGGGGCAATCGTATCGCAGCGACCCAACAAACGTGGTCCCGACGTGGACGCGGAACTGGTTGCGAGTCGAACTGTTGCCGCTGCTGAAGGCTCAGTTTCCGCAGGTCGATGAATCGCTGTTGCGCTTGGGGCAAAACGTCGGCGAACTGCAGGCGGCTGTCGATCAGATGGCGGCCGAGCTCGAATCGACCGCTGTCCGATACGAAGCCGGCGCCGTGCGAATCGCTATCGGCCCGATGCGGCTGGCTCCGGAAGCTGTCAAAGTCGCTTTACTGCAAGGTTGTTGGAAGCGGATGGCTTGGCCGAGGGGCAAAATGTCGCATGGACACTGGAAACTGTTAACGCAGCGGATGTTCGGCGGCGGGCCGCAAGGCAAGCCGCTAAGCTTTGATCTTCCGGGGGATGTTCAGGTGTCGGTATCAAACGACGAACTCGTGCTGACCCGACGGCTGTAA
- a CDS encoding 7-carboxy-7-deazaguanine synthase QueE encodes MSHSLSKAKGGTLRIAELYASRQGEGLLTGTSSAFIRVSGCNLRCWFCDTPHASWNPEGAQQSIDSIVADVMKLQVSHVVLTGGEPMLFPEIVTLCRQLADRGLHTTIETAGTIYQDTACDLMSISPKLAGSRPRDGSIGEKWQQQHDRRRWAVDVVRRLMVESPDYQLKFVVDEPDEQVEVQRMVDELRPDVDPAKVWIMPQSRSTAELDAHESWLRPWCDQQGFQYCDRMHLRWYGNVRGT; translated from the coding sequence TTGTCGCATTCGCTCTCCAAGGCGAAAGGGGGTACGCTGCGCATTGCCGAACTTTATGCCAGTCGGCAAGGCGAGGGCCTTTTAACGGGAACATCCAGCGCATTCATCCGAGTCAGCGGATGCAACCTGCGATGCTGGTTCTGCGACACCCCCCACGCCTCTTGGAATCCCGAAGGGGCTCAGCAGTCGATCGACAGCATCGTCGCCGATGTCATGAAATTGCAGGTCTCCCACGTCGTGCTGACTGGGGGCGAACCGATGCTGTTTCCCGAGATCGTCACGCTCTGCCGGCAACTGGCCGACCGCGGCCTGCACACGACGATCGAAACCGCCGGCACTATCTACCAAGATACAGCCTGCGACCTGATGTCGATTAGCCCCAAACTGGCGGGCAGCCGCCCCCGCGATGGGAGCATCGGTGAAAAGTGGCAGCAGCAGCATGATCGTCGCCGCTGGGCTGTTGATGTCGTTCGCCGGTTGATGGTTGAGTCGCCCGATTATCAATTAAAATTTGTCGTCGACGAGCCGGACGAACAGGTCGAGGTTCAGCGGATGGTCGACGAACTGCGCCCGGACGTCGATCCCGCCAAAGTCTGGATCATGCCCCAGTCGCGTTCGACGGCGGAGCTGGACGCGCACGAATCGTGGCTGCGTCCCTGGTGCGACCAGCAAGGGTTCCAGTACTGCGACCGGATGCATTTGCGTTGGTACGGCAACGTCCGCGGAACCTAG